One genomic segment of Alphaproteobacteria bacterium HT1-32 includes these proteins:
- a CDS encoding substrate-binding domain-containing protein, giving the protein MGKEIRSTLLGLLLVMTSPGVTTASSLQDPEYLSLEELHNQDSGEKLRSEAFSRTVAAAPVAVEGAEPVSISVIYPGDQISDYWRRSVVSMVRRLSDSGIPYTLTNRFTRPGLEIGKQAEFLARELETNPDYLIFTLDIGEHANFIEQAISRGTSRIILQNITTPIARWRGRQPFLYVGFDHQTGTRMLAEKYIEMTGGIGRYAILYGTRGYVSKMRGDSFRVEMDQHPGLHLVDAFYVGFDRQKARLATEELLERHPDIRFIYCVATDIAFGALDAIREAGRLNDIIINGWGGGSHELSALRAGELDLTVMRMNDDNGVAMADAIRLDQSGRRDEVPLVYSGEFHLLTKYTSDQLISALEQRAFRYSD; this is encoded by the coding sequence ATGGGTAAGGAAATTCGATCGACGCTGCTGGGGCTTCTTCTGGTGATGACCTCGCCCGGGGTGACGACTGCCAGTTCCCTTCAGGATCCTGAATACCTTTCCCTTGAAGAACTCCACAATCAGGACTCCGGGGAAAAATTAAGATCAGAAGCTTTCTCGCGAACTGTTGCCGCCGCCCCTGTAGCTGTGGAGGGCGCAGAGCCTGTTTCAATTTCGGTGATCTATCCCGGCGATCAGATTTCCGACTACTGGCGCCGTAGTGTGGTGTCAATGGTCCGCCGGCTGAGTGACAGTGGCATACCCTACACCCTGACCAACCGCTTCACCCGTCCCGGGCTGGAGATCGGCAAACAGGCCGAGTTTCTGGCCAGGGAGCTGGAAACCAACCCTGATTATCTGATTTTCACACTCGATATCGGAGAACATGCCAACTTTATCGAACAGGCCATCTCGCGGGGGACGTCGCGTATTATCCTGCAGAATATCACGACACCCATAGCCCGCTGGAGGGGGCGCCAGCCCTTTCTCTATGTCGGCTTCGATCATCAGACCGGCACCCGGATGCTGGCAGAAAAATATATCGAAATGACCGGCGGCATCGGCCGTTATGCAATTCTGTACGGCACCCGGGGATATGTCAGCAAGATGCGTGGCGACAGCTTCCGTGTAGAGATGGACCAGCATCCGGGCCTGCATCTGGTCGATGCCTTCTATGTCGGATTTGACCGCCAGAAAGCCCGGCTGGCGACGGAAGAGCTGCTGGAGAGGCATCCCGATATCCGCTTTATCTATTGCGTTGCGACTGACATCGCTTTTGGCGCGCTGGACGCAATCCGCGAGGCCGGACGCCTCAATGACATCATCATCAACGGGTGGGGCGGCGGATCCCATGAATTAAGCGCATTGCGGGCAGGAGAGCTTGATTTAACCGTAATGCGGATGAACGATGACAATGGTGTCGCAATGGCAGATGCCATCCGGCTGGATCAGTCCGGCCGCCGAGATGAGGTCCCCTTGGTGTATTCCGGTGAATTCCATCTGTTGACCAAATACACATCAGACCAGCTGATTTCCGCCCTGGAACAGCGTGCCTTCCGCTATTCTGACTGA
- the ccoN gene encoding cytochrome-c oxidase, cbb3-type subunit I, producing the protein MNLIIMAPLGLTGLLGLFFAARAQDNVMYGHGLLLTAFCIAGVVWLIRRNGNTGRTLDPSAGDMDYNDEVIRAGVIASTFWGVVGFLAGVFIALQLAFPLLNLDLPWTTFGRLRPLHTSAVIFAFGGNVLIMTSFHVVQRTCRARLAGGFAPWFVFWGYQLFIVMAATGYVFGATQSREYAEPEWYVDIWLTIVWVTYLLVFMGTLWKRREPHIYVANWFYLAFIVTVAMLHLVNNLSLPVSFTGAKSYSLFAGVQDALTQWWYGHNAVGFFLTAGFLGIMYYYVPKQADRPVYSYRLSIVHFWSLVFLYIWAGPHHLHYTALPDWAQTLGMTFSIMLWMPSWGGMINGLMTLSGAWDKLRTDPVLRMMAISVAFYGMSTFEGPLMSIKAVNSLSHYTDWTIGHVHSGALGWVGMVSFGAIYFLAPRMWGRRELYSLRLVSMHFWLATLGIVLYASSMWVSGIMQGLMWRAYDALGFLEYSFAETVDAMFPFYVIRALGGLLYVAGGIVMAWNVWRTACGDVRTEKPYLTAPAAATA; encoded by the coding sequence ATGAACCTGATAATCATGGCGCCGCTCGGTCTGACCGGGCTACTGGGGTTGTTTTTTGCCGCAAGAGCGCAAGACAATGTCATGTATGGTCACGGCCTGCTGCTGACCGCATTCTGTATTGCCGGGGTGGTCTGGCTGATCCGGCGCAACGGGAATACCGGTCGCACCCTGGATCCGTCAGCCGGGGATATGGACTATAATGACGAGGTTATCCGGGCGGGGGTCATTGCTTCGACCTTCTGGGGTGTTGTCGGATTTCTGGCCGGTGTTTTCATCGCCCTGCAACTGGCTTTCCCCCTGCTCAATCTTGATCTTCCCTGGACCACCTTCGGCCGGCTGCGTCCGCTGCATACTTCCGCAGTGATCTTCGCTTTCGGCGGCAATGTTCTGATCATGACCTCTTTCCATGTGGTCCAGCGCACCTGCCGGGCACGACTGGCCGGTGGCTTTGCCCCGTGGTTCGTGTTCTGGGGCTACCAGCTGTTCATCGTCATGGCGGCAACCGGCTATGTGTTCGGCGCCACCCAGAGCCGGGAATATGCTGAACCGGAATGGTATGTCGATATCTGGCTGACCATCGTCTGGGTGACCTATCTGCTGGTTTTCATGGGAACGCTGTGGAAACGCCGGGAGCCGCATATCTATGTGGCAAACTGGTTCTATCTGGCCTTCATCGTGACCGTCGCCATGCTGCATCTGGTGAACAATCTGAGCCTGCCGGTCAGTTTCACCGGCGCCAAGAGCTACAGCCTGTTTGCCGGGGTGCAGGATGCCCTGACCCAGTGGTGGTATGGCCATAATGCGGTCGGCTTCTTCCTCACCGCCGGATTCCTTGGCATCATGTATTACTATGTGCCAAAGCAGGCGGACCGCCCGGTCTACAGCTATCGTCTGTCGATCGTGCATTTCTGGAGCCTGGTCTTTCTCTATATCTGGGCCGGCCCGCACCATCTGCATTACACGGCTCTGCCGGACTGGGCGCAGACACTCGGCATGACCTTCTCGATTATGCTCTGGATGCCGTCCTGGGGGGGCATGATCAACGGCCTGATGACCCTGTCGGGGGCATGGGACAAGTTGCGGACGGACCCGGTTCTCCGGATGATGGCGATCTCCGTTGCCTTCTACGGTATGAGCACCTTTGAAGGTCCCCTGATGTCCATCAAGGCGGTCAACAGCCTCAGCCATTATACGGACTGGACGATCGGTCATGTTCATTCCGGCGCGCTGGGCTGGGTCGGCATGGTCAGTTTCGGGGCGATCTATTTCCTTGCCCCGCGCATGTGGGGCCGCCGTGAGCTTTATTCGCTGCGGCTCGTCAGCATGCATTTCTGGCTCGCGACGCTCGGGATCGTTCTCTACGCCTCGTCGATGTGGGTTTCCGGCATCATGCAGGGCCTGATGTGGCGTGCCTATGATGCCCTTGGCTTCCTGGAATATTCCTTCGCCGAGACAGTCGATGCGATGTTCCCGTTCTATGTCATTCGTGCTCTGGGCGGCCTGCTTTACGTCGCTGGTGGCATCGTGATGGCCTGGAATGTCTGGCGCACCGCCTGCGGCGATGTCCGGACGGAAAAGCCGTATCTCACCGCACCAGCCGCTGCGACAGCCTGA
- the ccoO gene encoding cytochrome-c oxidase, cbb3-type subunit II → MFDHGKIERNSILMVVCTLIVVSIGGIIEISPLFYLESTIEEVDGVRPYTPLELAGRNIYVREGCYNCHSQMVRPLRDEVERYGHYSLAAESMYDHPFQWGSKRTGPDLARVGGKYSDDWHRDHLVDPRALVPESIMPGYPFLSTSPLKTADIGDHLLANRGVGVPYSDDMVAAALSDLQAQADPDADGTDGLEERYPGVNIRNFDGVGGAPTEMDALIAYLQVLGTMVDFSTYDAKANER, encoded by the coding sequence ATGTTCGATCACGGCAAAATTGAAAGAAACTCGATCCTTATGGTGGTCTGCACACTGATCGTGGTCTCTATCGGCGGGATTATTGAAATCTCTCCGCTGTTCTATCTCGAAAGCACCATTGAAGAAGTCGATGGTGTCCGCCCCTATACACCGCTGGAGCTTGCGGGGCGGAATATCTATGTCCGCGAAGGCTGCTACAACTGCCACAGCCAGATGGTCCGCCCGCTGCGGGATGAGGTCGAACGCTACGGCCATTACAGTCTGGCTGCGGAAAGCATGTACGATCACCCGTTCCAGTGGGGGTCAAAGCGGACCGGCCCGGATCTGGCCCGCGTTGGCGGCAAATATTCCGATGACTGGCATCGTGACCATCTGGTTGATCCGCGGGCGCTGGTGCCGGAATCGATCATGCCCGGCTATCCGTTCCTCAGCACGTCGCCGCTGAAAACGGCCGATATTGGCGATCACCTGCTCGCCAACCGGGGGGTCGGCGTGCCCTACAGCGATGATATGGTGGCTGCGGCGCTGTCCGATTTGCAGGCGCAGGCTGATCCGGATGCCGATGGCACGGACGGACTGGAAGAACGCTATCCCGGCGTCAATATCCGCAATTTTGACGGTGTGGGCGGTGCGCCTACCGAGATGGATGCGCTGATTGCCTATCTGCAGGTGCTGGGCACGATGGTCGATTTCTCGACCTATGACGCCAAAGCAAACGAACGCTAG
- a CDS encoding CcoQ/FixQ family Cbb3-type cytochrome c oxidase assembly chaperone, with translation MEYEAVAGFAKTWGLVYLFAMFIAVLIYALNPRSRAKFKDAARIPLKED, from the coding sequence ATGGAATATGAAGCAGTGGCGGGTTTCGCCAAAACCTGGGGCCTGGTCTACCTCTTCGCAATGTTCATTGCGGTGCTGATCTATGCCCTCAACCCCCGCTCCCGGGCCAAGTTCAAGGACGCCGCCCGGATACCGTTGAAAGAGGACTGA
- the ccoP gene encoding cytochrome-c oxidase, cbb3-type subunit III, with protein MADKRYVDEISGVETTGHEWDGIRELDNPMPNWWRWIFYATIVWSVGYWFVYPAWPLIDDYTRGFIGYSSRAEVSQEIVDARAAQAVYSDRIRSSDLETIRTDPELLNFALSGGRALYNVNCSQCHGGGAQGAAGYPNLNDDEWLWGGSIDEIYHTVSNGVRNNQSDEARDSAMPAFGRDGILERPQIAQIVDYVRHISGNGEMTASATQGQALFTDNCAACHGEQGQGLTEFGAPALNNNIWLYGGDTETLTATITNSRAGVMPAWGKILDDVAIKKLAIYVHSLGGGK; from the coding sequence ATGGCCGATAAAAGATATGTCGATGAGATTAGCGGTGTTGAGACAACCGGCCATGAATGGGACGGCATCCGGGAGCTGGATAACCCGATGCCCAACTGGTGGCGGTGGATCTTCTATGCCACCATCGTCTGGTCGGTTGGTTACTGGTTTGTCTATCCCGCCTGGCCGCTGATCGACGACTACACCCGGGGGTTTATCGGCTATTCCTCGCGGGCTGAAGTCTCACAGGAGATTGTCGATGCCCGGGCGGCACAGGCTGTCTATTCGGACCGGATCCGGTCCAGTGATCTTGAAACCATCCGGACCGACCCCGAATTGCTGAATTTCGCCCTCTCCGGTGGCCGGGCGCTGTACAATGTGAACTGCTCGCAGTGTCACGGCGGCGGTGCACAGGGTGCTGCGGGATATCCCAACCTGAATGATGACGAATGGCTGTGGGGTGGCTCGATTGACGAGATCTATCACACCGTCAGCAACGGCGTGCGTAACAACCAGTCCGACGAAGCCCGAGATTCCGCCATGCCGGCTTTCGGCAGGGACGGTATTCTGGAGCGCCCGCAGATTGCCCAGATTGTCGACTATGTCCGGCATATCTCCGGCAATGGCGAGATGACCGCTTCTGCCACGCAGGGACAGGCCCTGTTCACGGATAACTGTGCTGCCTGTCACGGGGAACAGGGTCAGGGTCTGACCGAATTTGGGGCGCCGGCACTGAACAACAATATCTGGCTCTATGGCGGTGACACTGAAACCCTGACGGCGACCATTACGAACAGCCGGGCCGGGGTCATGCCCGCATGGGGTAAAATTCTCGACGATGTCGCCATCAAGAAACTGGCCATTTATGTCCATTCTCTGGGCGGCGGAAAATAA
- the ccoG gene encoding cytochrome c oxidase accessory protein CcoG, whose protein sequence is MTTKLETAPDRFEVEAVNKKENRPLYTKRVKIHPKRIYGLFRQLKWIIMAITLGIYYVTPWLRWDRGAGVPDQAVLIDFPGRRFYFFFIEIWPHEVYYLAGLLIMAALGLFAVTSVVGRAWCGYACPQTVWTDLFIWVERLIEGDRGARIRLDKAPMSLSKASRRIAKYAVWLVISAATGGAWIFYFADAPTLFIDLFTLNASVVAYATVAVLTFTTFSLGGFMREQVCTYMCPWPRIQAAMMDEESLTVSYKRDRGEPRRPFKKGESFADRGDCIDCNACVVVCPQGIDIRDGQQLECITCALCIDACDDVMTRIGQPTGLIGYDSVANEVRRSEGRPAPIRLLRPRTIVYTLAWALIGAAMLFVLFTRSDLDINVLRDRNPVFTTLSDGSVRNGYTFKILNQANRNRRFMLSVLGREDAKLTIVGSEDKSEWRQVFLDVPSDQLRSFRLFVTLPRDVLEGESTEIEFVLIDVNGEGRASYNSVFRGPDQ, encoded by the coding sequence ATGACGACGAAGCTGGAGACCGCGCCGGATCGCTTTGAGGTTGAGGCGGTCAACAAAAAGGAAAACCGGCCGCTTTATACAAAACGGGTGAAAATTCATCCGAAGCGGATTTATGGTCTGTTCCGGCAGCTCAAATGGATCATCATGGCGATCACGCTGGGCATCTATTACGTCACGCCCTGGCTTCGCTGGGACCGGGGCGCAGGTGTACCGGATCAGGCGGTGCTGATCGATTTTCCGGGGCGTCGTTTCTATTTCTTCTTCATCGAGATCTGGCCGCACGAGGTCTATTACCTTGCCGGCCTGCTGATTATGGCCGCGCTTGGCCTGTTTGCAGTGACCAGCGTGGTCGGGCGGGCCTGGTGTGGTTATGCCTGCCCGCAAACTGTCTGGACCGACCTGTTCATCTGGGTTGAGCGGCTGATTGAAGGTGACCGGGGGGCGCGGATCCGGCTCGACAAGGCACCGATGTCGCTGTCAAAAGCATCCCGGCGGATTGCAAAATATGCGGTCTGGCTGGTTATCTCTGCGGCGACAGGCGGGGCCTGGATTTTCTATTTTGCCGATGCCCCGACATTGTTCATTGATCTGTTCACACTGAATGCCTCGGTGGTTGCCTATGCAACCGTGGCCGTGCTGACCTTCACCACCTTCTCGCTGGGCGGTTTCATGCGCGAGCAGGTCTGCACCTATATGTGCCCCTGGCCGCGTATTCAGGCGGCGATGATGGATGAGGAATCGCTGACCGTCAGTTACAAGCGCGACCGGGGTGAACCGCGCCGGCCCTTCAAAAAGGGCGAGAGTTTTGCCGATCGCGGGGACTGTATCGACTGTAATGCCTGCGTGGTGGTTTGCCCGCAGGGTATTGATATCCGGGATGGTCAGCAGCTTGAATGTATCACCTGTGCGCTATGTATCGATGCCTGTGATGATGTGATGACCCGCATCGGGCAGCCAACCGGTCTGATCGGCTATGACTCCGTTGCCAATGAAGTCCGCCGGAGCGAGGGCCGTCCGGCACCGATCCGGCTGTTGCGGCCACGCACGATCGTCTACACGCTGGCCTGGGCCCTGATCGGGGCAGCGATGCTGTTTGTGCTGTTTACCCGCAGTGACCTTGATATCAACGTGCTGCGGGACCGCAATCCGGTCTTCACAACACTCAGCGACGGGTCGGTCCGGAACGGCTACACCTTCAAGATTCTCAATCAGGCGAACCGCAACCGCAGATTCATGCTGTCTGTGCTGGGACGTGAAGATGCCAAACTGACAATTGTCGGGTCTGAAGACAAAAGCGAATGGCGTCAGGTCTTCCTCGACGTTCCGTCTGACCAGCTGCGCAGTTTCCGGCTGTTCGTGACCCTGCCCCGGGATGTTCTGGAAGGTGAAAGCACGGAAATCGAATTTGTTTTGATCGATGTCAATGGCGAGGGGCGTGCATCCTATAACAGTGTCTTCAGAGGGCCAGATCAGTGA
- the cadA gene encoding cadmium-translocating P-type ATPase, with protein sequence MTLVSARNQITTTAGCCLSSAANDLAAAQTLDGMVGSSEGLADFVTVDEGGLCRLELYVDGVHCSGCIAAIEGALGRQPDIQEARLNLTSRRLRLVWRGDAVRADRFAAVVGSLGYGVMPVDEGETDQPGDREERQLLAALAIAGFAAANVMLLSVSVWSGHVSGMGEGTRTLFHWLSALIALPAIAWSGRPFFRSAWRALSKRRLNMDVPIALAVVLASAMSVAQTAMGSEHAYFDAAITLLFFLLVGRYLDQRMRSRARSAAARLAGLAPRRATRISDDGGLTETRVEDLTAGMRIRIMPGDRLPVDGEVEAGSSSLDVSLLTGESVPQIVRPGAAVHAGTVNLDGVLTVRVLAVGAATLLADIARMTEAAEGRKTDYVRLADRLAQWYAPVVHIVSAAAFFGWLFVGGGWAWSLTVAITALIITCPCALGLAVPATQTVAVGRLLAKGIVVKAPDGLERLAEVDTVIFDKTGTLTEGRPVLLNAEDHKPQDLALAASLARHSRHPFSRALVVAAGDPAGLAVGDVREEAGAGLEGLFDGQPVRLGSARWCGVEEQVSETGTDSVVWLQTGNQPAVAFRFEDRLRDDAVEAVAGLRAAGLCVLLLSGDQTGPVTQVAVALGITDARAGLSPGDKLAVVEALRGEGCRVLMVGDGLNDAPALAAGHASASLGDAADISRMASDVVLQGNRLRGLVELVAVARAAKRIAFQNFAMALLYNLVAVPIAVLGFATPLIAAVAMSSSSLLVTLNALRLRLVARKVGG encoded by the coding sequence ATGACACTCGTCTCCGCCCGTAACCAGATCACGACAACAGCCGGCTGTTGCCTGTCCTCTGCTGCCAATGATCTGGCAGCGGCACAGACGCTGGACGGCATGGTCGGTTCTTCCGAGGGTCTGGCCGATTTCGTCACCGTTGACGAGGGGGGACTGTGCCGGCTGGAACTTTATGTCGACGGGGTCCACTGCTCCGGCTGTATTGCGGCGATTGAGGGGGCTCTCGGACGGCAACCGGACATTCAGGAGGCACGACTGAACCTGACCAGCCGGCGGCTGCGGCTTGTCTGGCGTGGTGATGCGGTTCGCGCAGACCGGTTTGCGGCGGTTGTCGGCAGCCTTGGATACGGGGTGATGCCGGTTGACGAGGGGGAAACGGATCAGCCGGGCGACCGCGAAGAACGTCAGTTGCTGGCGGCTCTGGCGATTGCCGGGTTTGCGGCAGCCAATGTGATGTTGCTGTCGGTTTCCGTCTGGTCCGGCCATGTGTCCGGCATGGGGGAAGGCACGCGAACCCTGTTTCACTGGCTGTCGGCGCTGATCGCCCTGCCGGCGATTGCCTGGTCTGGCCGTCCGTTCTTCCGGTCGGCCTGGCGGGCGCTGAGCAAACGCCGTCTGAACATGGATGTGCCGATCGCACTTGCCGTGGTGCTGGCCAGCGCGATGTCGGTCGCCCAGACGGCGATGGGGTCAGAACACGCCTATTTCGATGCGGCGATCACCCTGCTGTTTTTCCTGCTGGTCGGTCGCTATCTCGATCAGCGCATGCGCTCGCGTGCCCGCTCTGCGGCGGCCCGTCTGGCAGGTCTGGCCCCGCGACGGGCGACCCGTATATCGGATGATGGCGGGCTGACTGAAACCCGGGTAGAGGACCTGACCGCGGGGATGCGGATACGGATCATGCCCGGTGACCGCCTGCCGGTTGATGGCGAGGTTGAGGCGGGGTCTTCCTCGCTTGATGTCAGCCTGCTGACCGGTGAAAGCGTGCCGCAGATTGTCCGGCCGGGTGCTGCCGTGCATGCGGGAACGGTCAATCTCGACGGGGTGCTGACGGTCCGTGTGCTGGCTGTCGGTGCGGCAACCCTGCTGGCTGATATCGCCCGGATGACCGAGGCGGCAGAAGGCCGGAAGACGGATTATGTACGACTGGCTGACCGGCTGGCGCAATGGTACGCGCCGGTTGTCCATATTGTTTCCGCGGCAGCCTTCTTTGGTTGGCTGTTTGTCGGGGGCGGCTGGGCCTGGTCACTGACGGTGGCGATCACTGCCCTGATCATCACCTGTCCCTGTGCCCTTGGCCTGGCCGTGCCGGCAACCCAGACGGTGGCTGTCGGCCGCCTGCTGGCAAAAGGCATTGTCGTCAAGGCCCCGGACGGGCTGGAGCGGCTGGCGGAGGTCGACACGGTCATTTTTGACAAGACGGGCACTCTGACCGAGGGACGCCCTGTTCTCCTGAATGCGGAAGATCATAAGCCTCAGGATCTGGCGCTGGCGGCGTCTCTTGCCCGGCACAGCCGTCACCCGTTCTCGCGGGCGCTGGTGGTTGCTGCTGGCGACCCTGCGGGTCTGGCTGTCGGGGATGTGCGGGAAGAAGCCGGGGCAGGTCTGGAAGGCCTGTTTGACGGCCAGCCGGTCCGGCTTGGCAGTGCGCGGTGGTGTGGCGTCGAAGAACAAGTATCGGAGACGGGTACAGACAGTGTGGTCTGGCTGCAAACGGGCAATCAGCCAGCTGTCGCGTTCAGGTTTGAAGACCGGCTGCGGGATGATGCGGTGGAAGCTGTGGCCGGCCTGCGGGCTGCCGGGCTTTGTGTCCTTCTGCTGTCGGGCGATCAGACTGGCCCGGTAACACAGGTTGCGGTGGCTCTGGGCATCACGGATGCGCGGGCAGGTCTGTCGCCGGGGGATAAGCTGGCCGTCGTTGAGGCGCTGAGAGGCGAGGGCTGCCGGGTGCTGATGGTCGGTGACGGGCTGAATGATGCCCCGGCGCTGGCAGCCGGTCATGCCTCGGCCTCACTGGGCGATGCGGCGGATATTTCGCGCATGGCGTCTGATGTTGTCCTGCAGGGTAACCGGTTGCGGGGACTGGTTGAGCTTGTCGCCGTCGCCCGCGCCGCAAAGCGGATCGCCTTTCAGAATTTTGCCATGGCCCTGCTGTATAATCTGGTGGCTGTGCCGATCGCCGTTCTGGGTTTTGCGACGCCACTGATCGCCGCCGTGGCCATGTCGTCGAGTTCCCTGCTGGTAACACTGAATGCATTGCGGCTGCGGCTGGTTGCCCGAAAGGTCGGCGGATGA
- the ccoS gene encoding cbb3-type cytochrome oxidase assembly protein CcoS: MNVIVWLIPVALFLGLVGLAGFFWAVRSGQFDDPDGAANRILLDDDKL; encoded by the coding sequence ATGAATGTGATTGTCTGGCTGATACCGGTGGCGCTGTTTCTCGGTCTGGTCGGGTTGGCCGGGTTCTTCTGGGCCGTGCGCAGTGGGCAGTTCGATGATCCGGACGGTGCGGCCAACCGTATTCTGCTGGATGACGACAAGCTCTGA
- the moeB gene encoding molybdopterin-synthase adenylyltransferase MoeB, protein MEFTETQIQRYARHIILPEIGGIGQEKLLNARVLVIGAGGLGSPLLLYLAAAGVGTLGVIDDDHVDLSNLQRQILHQTDSVGRAKVDSAADRLRAINPDIRTETHEQRLTARNALDIIGSYDIVADGSDNFTTRFLVNDACFLTRKTLVSAAILRFDGQIATYRGYDGVSPCYRCLQSSAPPSGMIPSCSEAGVIGALAGVAGSLQAAEVVKEIIGIGDSLAGRLILYDALGATFRTIRLPKDPDCALCGKTPTITDLSAHDA, encoded by the coding sequence ATGGAATTCACCGAAACACAGATTCAGCGTTATGCCCGCCATATCATCCTGCCCGAAATCGGCGGGATAGGTCAGGAAAAGCTTCTCAATGCCCGCGTTCTGGTGATCGGGGCCGGTGGTCTCGGATCGCCTCTGCTGCTGTATCTTGCCGCTGCCGGAGTCGGCACCCTGGGTGTTATCGACGACGACCATGTCGACCTGTCCAACCTGCAGCGCCAGATCCTGCATCAGACAGACAGCGTCGGCCGGGCCAAGGTCGACAGCGCCGCTGACCGGCTGCGGGCAATCAACCCGGATATCCGGACAGAAACCCATGAACAGCGCCTGACCGCCAGAAACGCCCTCGATATCATCGGAAGCTACGATATCGTCGCCGATGGTTCGGATAATTTTACCACCCGTTTTCTGGTGAATGACGCCTGCTTTCTGACCCGCAAGACACTGGTTTCTGCGGCGATCCTGCGCTTTGACGGCCAGATCGCCACCTACCGGGGCTATGACGGCGTCTCACCCTGTTATCGCTGCCTGCAATCCAGCGCACCGCCGTCGGGCATGATACCCAGCTGTTCGGAAGCCGGGGTAATCGGCGCGCTGGCCGGTGTTGCCGGCTCATTACAGGCCGCAGAAGTAGTGAAGGAAATCATCGGTATCGGCGACAGTCTGGCCGGCCGGCTGATCCTCTACGATGCCCTCGGCGCAACCTTCCGGACCATCCGGCTGCCAAAAGACCCGGATTGTGCCCTCTGCGGCAAAACCCCGACCATTACCGACCTGTCCGCCCATGATGCCTGA
- a CDS encoding tyrosine-type recombinase/integrase yields the protein MAAAEKLKLIAEPAVLDAIGEWRRWLADEKRSSGHTIDAYQRDITAFLNFLCQHLGHPPGIPDLARLGATDFRSYLAERASRNLARTSTARAMSTLRGFFRFMEKRGIAENSAIAGVRTPKLPQAVPKPLSTDEALDAMTVIGEISDKPWIQARDMALMTLLYGCGLRISEALAMNVGDLPDRDAMTITGKGNKQRVVPVLPIIREATERYLKLRPFPAEKGDPLFIGARGSRLNPGVVQRQVRRLRDLMGLPDSATPHALRHSFATHLLSGGGDLRTIQELLGHASLSTTQRYTQVDGARMMTVYDGAHPRAR from the coding sequence ATGGCTGCAGCCGAAAAGCTGAAACTGATCGCCGAACCCGCCGTCCTCGACGCAATCGGGGAATGGCGGCGATGGCTGGCCGATGAGAAACGATCATCCGGCCATACGATTGACGCCTATCAGCGCGATATTACCGCCTTCCTGAACTTTCTCTGCCAGCATCTCGGCCACCCGCCGGGCATACCCGATCTGGCACGACTGGGGGCCACCGATTTCCGCAGCTATCTGGCGGAACGGGCCTCCCGGAATCTGGCCCGGACCTCAACCGCCCGGGCAATGTCGACGCTGCGGGGATTTTTCCGTTTCATGGAGAAACGCGGCATCGCTGAAAATTCCGCCATCGCCGGTGTCAGAACTCCGAAACTGCCGCAGGCCGTCCCGAAACCGCTGTCGACTGATGAAGCGCTGGATGCCATGACGGTGATTGGCGAGATCAGCGACAAGCCGTGGATACAGGCACGGGACATGGCACTGATGACGCTGCTGTATGGCTGCGGGCTTCGTATCTCCGAAGCGCTGGCCATGAATGTCGGCGACCTCCCGGATCGCGATGCGATGACCATTACCGGGAAGGGCAACAAGCAGCGGGTTGTCCCGGTACTGCCGATTATCCGCGAGGCGACAGAGCGCTATCTGAAACTCCGGCCCTTTCCGGCCGAAAAGGGTGATCCCCTGTTCATCGGTGCCCGTGGCAGCCGGCTGAATCCCGGTGTCGTGCAACGCCAGGTCAGGCGCCTGCGCGATCTCATGGGCCTGCCGGACTCTGCCACACCACATGCCCTGCGGCACAGTTTTGCCACCCATCTGCTGTCCGGGGGAGGTGATCTGCGCACGATTCAGGAACTGCTTGGCCATGCCTCGCTGTCGACCACCCAGCGTTATACGCAGGTTGATGGTGCCCGCATGATGACCGTTTATGACGGAGCCCATCCCCGCGCCCGGTGA